From the genome of Corallococcus macrosporus DSM 14697:
CGCTGCCCAAGGTGCTGCCGGTGGAGGAGGTGTTCGCCATCCTGGACATGCCCGACCTGAAGACGGTGCTCGGGCTGCGGGACAGGGCGATTCTGGAGCTGCTCTATGGCGGCGGCCTGCGTATCAGCGAGCTGTGCGGCTTGGACCTGCTGGACATCGACCGGAGCGGGCGAATCGTCCGGGTGATGGGCAAGGGGAGCAAGGAGCGGCTCGTTCCGGTGAATGCGCAGTCCATCCGCGCGCTGGAGGCGTACCTCTCGCGGCGCGGGGAGCTGCTGGCCACGATTCGGAAGGACCAGGCGCCGGAGGCGATGTTCCTCAACTTCCGGGGCGGGCGGCTGACGCCGCGGAGCATCGCGCGGCACCTGGACACGTACGTGCTGAAGTGCGCGCTGACGCGGAAGGTGAGCCCGCACGCGATGCGTCACTCCTTCGCCACGCACCTGCTGGGCGGCGGCGCGGACATCCGCAGCATCCAGGAGCTGCTGGGCCATTCGAGCCTGTCCACCACGCAGCGGTATACCCAGGTGACGTGGGAGCAGCTCCAGCAGGTCTACGACTCGGCGCATCCGCGGGCGTGATGGCAGGTCATTTCTGTCGTGAGTTGCAAATGCGGATGCGCTCTGGTTCTTGGCGATATGCCCATGCCAACGGGCATGATTCGCCGGCCCGAAGGTGAGTCTGTCTTTGTTTCGGGATGAGCGTGCCGATGTCGCTTGCTGCCATTGGTAATGCATTGGCCTGGGGCTTTCTGGGCCTCGGACTGTTGAGTGATGCGTACACCGTCTTCCTCTTTTGGCGCACGAGGAAGGGGCGCATGGCGTCGGGCGTGCCGGTCGTCGCCCTGATTTGCTACCTCCTGTTCTGCTCGCTCCGCACGGCGCTGTCGCGGGACTGCTTCGTTCCACTCCTCGCGGGCTTGTTCATCGTCCATGTGTTGGTGCAGTGGGTCCTGCCAACGGTCCTGGGACGCCGCCTGTCGTGACGGGGGCCCCGCTGTGACGCGCCACCCCGTCGCGCCGGCAACGGTGCGGGAGCAGACAGCCAGTCACTGTTCCTTGGAAACGCCGCCCCCGGCTTGTTAAACCCGGGGCCTATGTTCCACGGCACCACCATCCTCTGCGTGCGACGCGACGGAAAGGTCGCCATCGCCAGCGACGGCCAGGTCTCCCTCGAAAAGACCGTGATGAAGAACACGGCGAAGAAGGTCCGCCGCCTGGGTGAAGGCCAGGTGCTCGCCGGCTTCGCTGGCAGCACCGCGGACGCCTTCACCCTCTTCGAGCGCTTCGAGGCCAAGCTCAAGGAGCACCAGAAGAACATGGCCCGCGCCTGCGTGGAGCTGGGCAAGGACTGGCGCACCGACCGCTTCCTCCGCCGCCTGGAGGCGCTCCTCATCGTCGCGGACAAGGAGAAGACCTTCATCCTCTCCGGCGCCGGCGACGTCATCGAGCCCGACTACGGCATCGCCGCCGTGGGCAGCGGCGGCCCCTACGCCTTCGCCGCGGCGCGCGCCCTCATGGCGCACACCCAGCTCTCCGCTCGCGACGTGGTCCATCAGTCGCTCACCATCGCGGGCGAAATCGACATCTACACCAACGCCAACATCTCCATCGAAGAGCTCTAGGAGACACGCCCCGTGGCCGAAACGCGCAAGTTGTCCGCCTTCACGCCTCGCGAGGTCGTCAGCGAGCTGGACCGTTACATCGTGGGCCAGAACGCCGCCAAGCGCGCCGTCGCCATCGCCCTGCGTAACCGCTGGCGCCGCCAGCAGGTCAACGACGACCTGCGTGACGAAATCCACCCGAAGAACATCATCATGATCGGCCCCACCGGCGTGGGGAAGACGGAGATCGCCCGCCGGCTGGCGAAGCTGGCCCAGGCGCCCTTCGTCAAGGTGGAGGCCTCCAAGTTCACCGAGGTCGGCTACGTCGGCCGCGACGTCGAGTCCATGATTCGCGACCTCGTCGAGGCCGCCATCGTCTTGGTCCGCGAAGAGGAGACCGAGAAGGTCTCCACCCGCGCCGAGGAGCAGGCCGAGGACCGCCTCATGGAGCTGATCCAGGGCGGCGGTACGAAGTCCTCCTCCGCCACGCCGCCGTTCGGCTTCGCCCCGCCGCCGCCGCCCCCGGCCCAGCGTCTGAGCGATTCGGCGCGCGAGAAGCTCCGCGCCCAGCTCCGCGCCGGCACCCTGGATGACGTCGAGGTCGAGGTGGAGACGGCGGAGTCCTCGCCCACCTTCATGCGCAACTTCTCCGGCCAGGGCATGGAGGAGATTGGCGTCAACCTCCAGGACCTCTTCAAGAACATGCCGGGCATGAACAAGACGCGCCGCCGCCGCGTGCGCGTGCCCGAGGCCTTCCAGCTCCTGCGCAAGGAAGAGGCCGCCAAGCTGGTGGACCCCGACCGCGTCCAGCGAGAGGCCGTGGTCCGCGCGGAGACGAGCGGCATCATCTTCATCGACGAAATCGACAAGATCGCCAGCCGCGAGGGCGGCGGGAAGGGCGGAGGCGGCCCGGACGTGTCCCGGGAGGGCGTCCAGCGGGACATCCTCCCCATCGTCGAGGGCTCGTCCGTCAACACCAAGTACGGCGTGGTGAAGACGGACCACATGCTCTTCATCGCCGCCGGCGCCTTCCACGTCTCCAAGCCCAGCGACTTGATTCCCGAGCTCCAGGGCCGCTTCCCCATCCGCGTGGAGCTGGAGCCCCTCACCGGCGAGGACCTGGTGCGGATCCTCCGGGAGCCGAAGAATTCACTCCTGCGACAGTACACGGCGCTGCTCAGCACCGAAGGTGTGCGCCTGTCCTTCACCGACGACGCGGTGACGGAGCTGGCGCGTATCGCCCAGCAGGCCAACGAGCGCACGGCGAACATCGGCGCCCGGCGGCTGCACACCATCCTGGAGCGACTGCTGGACGAGGTGTCCTTCTCGGCCAGTGAGATGGGGCCCCGGGATTTCCAGGTGGACGCTGCTTACGTGCGTGAGCGCCTGTCCGCCATCGTCCAGGACGAGGACCTGTCGCGCTACATCCTCTAGCGCGCTATATGCGGAGGGGACCGTACCGCACGAAGGATGACTGCCTTGTCGCAATCCGAGTTGTCCCCCTCCGCATCGTCCGACGCACCCACTGACGCCCTGGTCCAGAAGGCGAAGCGCCACCTGCTGCAGAACTACAAGCAGCCGCCCTTCGTGCTGGCCCGGGGGCAGGGGGCCCGCGTCTGGGACACGGATGGGCGCGAGTACCTGGACCTGATTGGCGGCATCGCCACGTGCGCGCTGGGCCATTGCCACCCGGACGTGGTGGCCGCCGCGAAGGCGCAGCTCGACTCGCTGTGGCACGTCTCCAACGCCTTCTACTCGCAGCCCCAGATTGACCTGGCCGCGCAGCTCACGGAGTGGTCCGGGCTGGAGCGCGCGTTCTTCTGCAACTCGGGCGCGGAGGCGAACGAGGCGCTGCTCAAGCTGACGCGCAAGGTGATGAAGGACCGCGGCACGCCGGAGCGCTTCGAGGTCATCACCTTCGACAGCAGCTTCCACGGCCGCACCCTGGCCACCGTGACGGCGACGGGCCAGACGAAGTACCAGAAGGGCTTCGAGCCGCTGCCCGCCGGCTTCACCCACGTGCCCTACGGCGACCTCGAAGCGGTGCGAAAGGCCGTGGGCCCGGCGACCGCCGCCATCCTCGTGGAGCCCATCCAGGGCGAGGGTGGGGTGCGCGTGGCGCCCCAGGGCTTCCTCGCCGGGCTGCGCGCGCTGTGTGACGCGCACGGCCTGCTGCTGCTGGTGGACGAGGTGCAGACGGGCATGGGCCGCACCGGCAAGCCCTTCGGCTTCATGCACGAAGGCATCCTCCCGGACGGCATCAGCGTGGCCAAGGCGCTGGGCAACGGCCTGCCCATTGGCGCCATGCTCTGCAAGGACGCGCTGGGCGCCAGCCTCACGCCGGGCACGCACGGCTCCACCTTCGGTGGCAACCCGGTCGCCGCGTCCGCCGCCAACGCCGTGCTGCGCATCCTCCGCCGCCCCGGCTTCCTGGACGAGGTCCAGGAGAAGGGCGCGTACCTCCTCGCGAAGGCCCGCGAGCTCCAGGGCCGGCTGCCCGCGGGCCGCATCCAGGCCGTGCGCGGACAGGGGCTGCTGCTGGGCGTGGAGCTGGACCGTGAAGTGGCGCCCGTCATCGCGCAGCTCCGCGGCGAGGGGCTGCTGGTGAACGCCGCGGGTGAGCGCACGCTGCGCTTCGCGCCGCCCTTCATCGTCACCGTGAGCGAGCTGGACCAGGGCCTGTCCATCCTCGAGCGCGTGCTCGCCAGCAACTGACGGCGTGGCCGTCCTCCATCTCTAGGAGTCAGGGTTCACGGACGTTTGACGCCCTGCGTCCGGAACCCTACTCTGGAAACTCCGGAAGTCTTTCCTCGGACCGCCACTGTGAGTGCGCCAAACACGATCATCGGGCTGGGGGCCCTGACGGATCACCTCGCCACGGTGCCCCACCTGGACGCCTCCCGCCTCCAGCTCACCGCGGAAGAGGGCGCGGTGCTCCAGCTCGTGGGGCGCGTGGAGCGCATCGACCAGGTGCTGGCGCGCTCCAGGCTGGGCGAGCCGCGCACCATCGCCGTGCTGCTCGCGCTGCGCGCCAAGGGCGCCATCGTCCCGGCGCGGGTGGTGCCCCGGGGCGCGCCCGCGCCCGTGGTGGACGCGGCCCTGGCCGAGGACGTGGACCTGGAGCCGGAGCGGAAGCGGGAGATCATCGAGCTGGAGCGCTCGCTCGATGCGATGGACCACTTCGCCGTGCTGGGGTTGAAGCCCGGGGCGCCCGCGTCGGAGGTGAAGCAGGCGTATTACAACGCCTCGCGTCGCTTCCATCCGGACCGCTACTTCGGGAAGAACCTGGGCAGCTTCCGGGCCCGCATGGAGCGAATCTTCCGGCGCCTCACGGACGCGCACAACGTGCTCATGCAGCCGGACAAGCGCGAGGCCTACCTCCGGGCGAACCCGGCGCTGGCCCAGGCGGAACGGGCCGCCGCGCCGCCGCCCGCGCCGCCGCCGCCGCCCGCGCAGCCGCTGCTGACGCCGGAGCCTCCGCCCGTCCACCACGCCTCACCGCCGCGCCCGGCGCCGGTGACCCCCAGCGCCGCCTCCATGCCTCCGCTGTCGCCCTCGCCGGGGGCCAGCGCGGCCGCGTCCATTCCTCCGGCCTCGCGCCCGCTGTCGCCTCCGCCGATGGCCAGCGCGGCCTCCACCATTCCTCCGCCGTCGCGTCCGCTGTCGCCACCGCCAGGGGATGACGACGCGTCCGAGGCCCGCCGCGCGGAGCGGCAGGCCCGGCTGGCCCGGCACCCCTACCTGGCCCGCACGGGGCGGCTCGCGGAGCTGATTGCCCGGGGCAAGGCCGCCATCGCCAAGGGCGACTGGGAGCGGGCCTACCACGACTTCCATCAGGTCCAGACGCTGGACCCGAAGAACCGCGAAGTCGCCATGCTCCTGGTCAAGGCGCGACGGGGGCATGACGCGCAGCGGGCGACCATCGAGGTGTCCCGGGGCCGCGAGCTGGAGCGCCATGGCGACACCCAGGCGGCCATGGCGGCCTACCGGCTCGCCTGCTCGCTGGACGACCAGAACGCCGAGGCCGCCTGGCGCGCCGCCCGCCTGGGCCACCTGCTGGGGCAGGATGCGGCCGAAATCCGGGTGCTGGCGCAACGCGCCGTGGAGCTGGACGAGAACAAGGCGGAGTACCACCTGACGTTGGGAAAGGTGCTGTTGGACGTCGGATCGAAGAAACTCGCCAAGCGGGCCTTCGAGGACGCGGCGAAGCTGGCCCCGGACAACGCGGAAGCAAAGGCGTCGCTCAAGAAGCTGCGCTGGACGTTCTAGGAGTGAGCACGGTTCCCCATGGCTGAGCCCGAACCCCTCATTGGCATCGACCTGGGAACGACGAACAGCATCGTCGCCACCGTCCAGGACGGCCAGCCCATCGTCATCAAGAACCGCACGGGCCAGACGCTGACGCCGTCCGTCGTGGCCATGGCGAAGAATGGCAAGCGGCTGGTGGGCGGCATCGCCAAGCGCCAGGCCATCACCAACCCGCAGGAGACGGTGTACGCCGCCAAGCGGCTCATCGGCCGGAAGTTCTCCTCGCACGAGGTGCAGGACGCGCTGCGCGCGCTGCCCTACGAGGTCGTCGCCGGGCAGCACGACGACCTGCGCATCCGCATGGGCGGCAAGGACCTGTCCGTCCCCGAAATCAGCGCCATGATCCTCCAGGAGCTGAAGGCGGACGCGGAGGCGCACTTCGGCCGTCCCGTCACCAAGGCCGTCGTCACGGTGCCGGCCTACTTCAACGACGCCCAGCGCCAGGCCACCAAGGACGCCGGCCGCATCGCCGGGCTGGACGTGCTGCGCATCATCAACGAGCCCACCGCGGCGGCGCTGGCCTACGGCTTCGGCCGCACGGTGAACGGGCGCGTGGCCGTGCTGGACCTGGGCGGCGGCACCTTCGACGTGTCCGTGCTCGAAATCTCCCAGGGCGTCTTCGACGTGGTGGGCACCGGCGGTGACACCTACCTGGGCGGCGAGGACTGGGACAACCGCATCATCGAGTGGCTCGTCTTCGGCTTCGCGAAGGAGCACGGCATCGACCTGCGCAAGGACCGCATGGCGTTGCAGCGGCTCAAGGACGCGGCGGAGAAGGCGAAGGTGGAGCTGTCCAGCGTGAAGGAGGCGGCCCTCAACCTGCCCTTCATCTGCACGCCGCCCGGCGGCGGGGCGGCGCTCCACCTGCAAGCCACGCTGACCCGCGACAAGCTGGACGACCTCACGGCCGACCTGGCGGAGCGGGTGGTGGGGCTCACCACGGAGGTGCTGGGCGAGGCGGGCGTGCGCGCCTCCGAGCTCAAGGAAGTCATCCTCGTGGGCGGCATGTCGCGCATGCCGAAGATCGTGGAGGCCGTGCGCGGCTACTTCCGCCGGGAGCCCTGCAAGGGCGTCCACCCGGACGAGGTCGTGGCGCTGGGCGCGGCCATCCAGGCCCACGCGCTGGTGCAGCCGGAGCACGAGCTGCTGCTGCTGGACGTGACGCCGCAGAGCCTGGGCGTGGCCATCGCGGGGGGCTCGGTGCGGCGCCTCATCCCGAGGAACACCACCGTGCCCACGTCCGCCACCGAGGTCTTCGCCACGTCGAAGGACCTCCAGCGCGTGGTGAAGATCATGGTGCTCCAGGGCGAGCACGACCTGGCGCACCAGAACGAGCTGCTGGGCGAGTTCGTCCTCACCGGCCTGCGGGAGGCGCCCCGGGGGCAGGTGGAGATCGACGTCACCTTCGACATCAACGCGGAGGGCATCGTCTCCGTGCACGCGAAGGACCGGGAGACGGGGCTGCGCCAGTCCATCACCGTCACCGCGTCCAGCGGCCTCACGGAGGAGGAGCTCAAGCGCATCATGGACGAGCAGCGCGGGTACCTCCTGGCCGCGCGGGCCTCCGAGGAGCTGAAGACGCGGCGCGTGGAGCTGGACTCGCTGGCGCGCGACGTGGTGGACGCCCTGACGCGGGCGCGGCTGCTCCCAGGCGGCGGCGGCCTGGCGGCGGACGTGATGCCTCGCGCGGAGCAGATGCTGGAGCACGCGCGCGCCGTCCGCGCGGGCGAGGACGTGGCGGCGCTGGGACGCGCCTGTGAGCTGCTGGCCGGGTGCCTGGCGCAGCTCAAGGGCTCGGCATCCAGCGGGACGGGGCGGTAGATGAGCAGCCAGCGCGCGAACCAGCTCATCGAAGCGGGACTGTGGCTGCGCCTCAGCGGCGATGCCCAGGGCGCGCAGCGCCTCTTCGAGCGCGCGCTGGAGCTGGACCCGGCCAACACGCGCGCCCGCGAGTACCTGGCGGCCGCGGCGGGGGCCCCCTCGCGAGGCACCGCGACGCCCTTCGAGCGGCCGCCGGACCTGGAGCCCTCGTCCGGGCGCCTGGCGCCCACGGACGCGGACCTGCCCGTGTCCCCGGCGCTGGAGGGTGACTGGGGCGCGTGGGCGGAGGGGCAGGGCGGTCCGCTGGAGGGCGGGAACAAGGCGCCCCCCGCGCCCGTCGTCCTGCCGGATGCGCCGGCGGACGCGCTGGAGCTGCTGGCGCGCGACGTGGTCATCGACGTGGACGAGCCCGTCGTCGCCGCGAAGGGGGATACCGACGAGTACGGCATCCCCGAGGGCCACACCCAGGAGTTCGGCCTGCCTCCGGTGGAGAGCGAGCTGGACCTGCTGCTGCGCGGAGCGGAGGACCTGCTGGAGCTGGATGACCACTCCGGCGCGGTGGACCTGCTCTTCAAGGCGAAGGAGCTGGCGCCCACGGACGCGCGCGTGGAGGCGCTGCGCGTGCGCAGCGAGCGGATGCTGATGGCGCGGCTGGAGTCCAAGCTGGGCGACCTGGGCCGGGTGCCCGCGGTGCGCCTCCAGCCGGACGACATCATCTGGCTCAACCTGGACCACCGCGCCGGCTTCGTGCTGGCGCAGATTGACGGCTCGGTGAGCTACGAGGACCTCTTCTCGCTGTCGGGGATGACGCGGCTGGACACCGCGCGCATCCTCGCTCAGCTCATCGATGAGGGCGTCATCTCCGCGGACTGACGGCCAGGCTAGCCGCGGATGATGGCGGACCAGGTCCCCTTCACCACCAGGGCGCCGTGCTGGTTGCGCGACTCGCTGGTGACGATAACGAAGCCCATGCGGGCGCGCTCGTAGAGGTCCGCGATGCGGCCCGTCGTCGTCATCACGTCGCCAGGGCGCATGACGTCCAGGAACTCCAGGTCCTGTTCGCCGTGCACCACCATCCGCAGGTTGATGTTCAGCGCGGGGTCCGCGAGGGCGGCGCTGAAGGGCCGGATGGCGAAGACGACGGCGAAGCTGGGGAAGGCGATGAGGCCCCCGTGCGGCCCCGCCTGGGCGGCCCGCGCGTCGTGGAGCAGCGGGCTGACGTGCGCGGGGGGCTCACCCGGCGTGCCGGCGCCCGGCTTCGCGCCGCCGACGGCGAGCGTGAACTCGCGCATCTTCTCTTCGCCAAGGGTGTAGCGGTACGGGCCGTACTCACGGCCGATGAATTGCTTGTCGAGGGCCATGAGCGTCACCCGATGAAGGCTTCGACGACGGCGCCCTTGAGGACGTCCTCGCCGCGCTGGTTGGTGGCGGACACTTCCGCGGTGAGCCGGCCGTCCTGGACGGCGGTGACGCGGCCCTGGAACGTAATCGTGTCCTCGGGCCGCACCGGGCGGGAGAAGCGCGCCTTCACGCGACGGACCCGGCCCGGGTCCTCCACGAAGCCGGCGATGGCCTCCACCACCCACCCCAGGGTGCACAGGCCCTGGAGGATGTTGCCGTTGAGCCCGGCGGCGGTGCCCGCCTCCGGGTCGATGTGGATGGGGTTGTAGTCCCCTGAAGCGCCCGCGTAGTAAATCGGCCGGTACCGGTCGCACTCGCGGACGTGCGTGAACGTGTCGCCTGGCTGGTAGTTGCGTGGCATGGGAACCGTGGATCTAGCACGGCTGGCCGCCGCGAACTCAGCGACCCTCGGCGTCCTGCGCGATTCCCGAATCCAACGGGTCGTCCTCGTCCGAGCCCTCGCGGCGCTTGCGGTACTGCTCGCGCACGTAGGCCACGAGCTGATCCAGATAGGACGACAGGGGAGGGCACCGCACGCCGGTGCCGTCCAGCAGCTCCAGCGTGTTGTGGCAGTTGTAGATGGCCAGGTGGTTGACGTAGCTGATGGCGGCGCGCTGCGGGCGGGCCAGCTTCTCCAGCAGCGGCAGCCGCAGCATGACGTCCGCGGCCCGCGCGGAGAGGTTGAAGCGCGGCAGCTTCTTGTTCGACTTCTCCGCGATGAGCTCGTACACGCGGCGCGCGCTCATCGGGTTGGGGTCCACCAGGTGGAAGGTGTTGCCCTGGGCGCGCGGGTCCTTGGACAGGCGCCACACGGCCTCCACCACGAAGTCCACCGGCACCACGTTCAGCGGCGCCACGCCGTTGCCCGGCAGGGGCAGGGGCACCACCAGCGGTGAGGTCACCAGCAGGATGCCCAGGTAGTAGGGCCCCTCGAAGCGGTCGATTTCGCCCGTGCGGG
Proteins encoded in this window:
- a CDS encoding tyrosine recombinase XerC is translated as MTTSLSPLLEKFRAHLEDEKGSSPHTVRNYLIDLVDYERYLVERMKLSLLSGTHAAIRGYLGTLSTDHAPSSRARRLASIKSFYKYLVRQKLLPASPAKLVKSPKLPKTLPKVLPVEEVFAILDMPDLKTVLGLRDRAILELLYGGGLRISELCGLDLLDIDRSGRIVRVMGKGSKERLVPVNAQSIRALEAYLSRRGELLATIRKDQAPEAMFLNFRGGRLTPRSIARHLDTYVLKCALTRKVSPHAMRHSFATHLLGGGADIRSIQELLGHSSLSTTQRYTQVTWEQLQQVYDSAHPRA
- the hslV gene encoding ATP-dependent protease subunit HslV produces the protein MFHGTTILCVRRDGKVAIASDGQVSLEKTVMKNTAKKVRRLGEGQVLAGFAGSTADAFTLFERFEAKLKEHQKNMARACVELGKDWRTDRFLRRLEALLIVADKEKTFILSGAGDVIEPDYGIAAVGSGGPYAFAAARALMAHTQLSARDVVHQSLTIAGEIDIYTNANISIEEL
- the hslU gene encoding ATP-dependent protease ATPase subunit HslU, yielding MAETRKLSAFTPREVVSELDRYIVGQNAAKRAVAIALRNRWRRQQVNDDLRDEIHPKNIIMIGPTGVGKTEIARRLAKLAQAPFVKVEASKFTEVGYVGRDVESMIRDLVEAAIVLVREEETEKVSTRAEEQAEDRLMELIQGGGTKSSSATPPFGFAPPPPPPAQRLSDSAREKLRAQLRAGTLDDVEVEVETAESSPTFMRNFSGQGMEEIGVNLQDLFKNMPGMNKTRRRRVRVPEAFQLLRKEEAAKLVDPDRVQREAVVRAETSGIIFIDEIDKIASREGGGKGGGGPDVSREGVQRDILPIVEGSSVNTKYGVVKTDHMLFIAAGAFHVSKPSDLIPELQGRFPIRVELEPLTGEDLVRILREPKNSLLRQYTALLSTEGVRLSFTDDAVTELARIAQQANERTANIGARRLHTILERLLDEVSFSASEMGPRDFQVDAAYVRERLSAIVQDEDLSRYIL
- a CDS encoding acetylornithine transaminase, coding for MTALSQSELSPSASSDAPTDALVQKAKRHLLQNYKQPPFVLARGQGARVWDTDGREYLDLIGGIATCALGHCHPDVVAAAKAQLDSLWHVSNAFYSQPQIDLAAQLTEWSGLERAFFCNSGAEANEALLKLTRKVMKDRGTPERFEVITFDSSFHGRTLATVTATGQTKYQKGFEPLPAGFTHVPYGDLEAVRKAVGPATAAILVEPIQGEGGVRVAPQGFLAGLRALCDAHGLLLLVDEVQTGMGRTGKPFGFMHEGILPDGISVAKALGNGLPIGAMLCKDALGASLTPGTHGSTFGGNPVAASAANAVLRILRRPGFLDEVQEKGAYLLAKARELQGRLPAGRIQAVRGQGLLLGVELDREVAPVIAQLRGEGLLVNAAGERTLRFAPPFIVTVSELDQGLSILERVLASN
- a CDS encoding J domain-containing protein, which produces MSAPNTIIGLGALTDHLATVPHLDASRLQLTAEEGAVLQLVGRVERIDQVLARSRLGEPRTIAVLLALRAKGAIVPARVVPRGAPAPVVDAALAEDVDLEPERKREIIELERSLDAMDHFAVLGLKPGAPASEVKQAYYNASRRFHPDRYFGKNLGSFRARMERIFRRLTDAHNVLMQPDKREAYLRANPALAQAERAAAPPPAPPPPPAQPLLTPEPPPVHHASPPRPAPVTPSAASMPPLSPSPGASAAASIPPASRPLSPPPMASAASTIPPPSRPLSPPPGDDDASEARRAERQARLARHPYLARTGRLAELIARGKAAIAKGDWERAYHDFHQVQTLDPKNREVAMLLVKARRGHDAQRATIEVSRGRELERHGDTQAAMAAYRLACSLDDQNAEAAWRAARLGHLLGQDAAEIRVLAQRAVELDENKAEYHLTLGKVLLDVGSKKLAKRAFEDAAKLAPDNAEAKASLKKLRWTF
- the dnaK gene encoding molecular chaperone DnaK, whose translation is MAEPEPLIGIDLGTTNSIVATVQDGQPIVIKNRTGQTLTPSVVAMAKNGKRLVGGIAKRQAITNPQETVYAAKRLIGRKFSSHEVQDALRALPYEVVAGQHDDLRIRMGGKDLSVPEISAMILQELKADAEAHFGRPVTKAVVTVPAYFNDAQRQATKDAGRIAGLDVLRIINEPTAAALAYGFGRTVNGRVAVLDLGGGTFDVSVLEISQGVFDVVGTGGDTYLGGEDWDNRIIEWLVFGFAKEHGIDLRKDRMALQRLKDAAEKAKVELSSVKEAALNLPFICTPPGGGAALHLQATLTRDKLDDLTADLAERVVGLTTEVLGEAGVRASELKEVILVGGMSRMPKIVEAVRGYFRREPCKGVHPDEVVALGAAIQAHALVQPEHELLLLDVTPQSLGVAIAGGSVRRLIPRNTTVPTSATEVFATSKDLQRVVKIMVLQGEHDLAHQNELLGEFVLTGLREAPRGQVEIDVTFDINAEGIVSVHAKDRETGLRQSITVTASSGLTEEELKRIMDEQRGYLLAARASEELKTRRVELDSLARDVVDALTRARLLPGGGGLAADVMPRAEQMLEHARAVRAGEDVAALGRACELLAGCLAQLKGSASSGTGR
- a CDS encoding FAS1-like dehydratase domain-containing protein, yielding MALDKQFIGREYGPYRYTLGEEKMREFTLAVGGAKPGAGTPGEPPAHVSPLLHDARAAQAGPHGGLIAFPSFAVVFAIRPFSAALADPALNINLRMVVHGEQDLEFLDVMRPGDVMTTTGRIADLYERARMGFVIVTSESRNQHGALVVKGTWSAIIRG
- a CDS encoding MaoC/PaaZ C-terminal domain-containing protein, whose amino-acid sequence is MPRNYQPGDTFTHVRECDRYRPIYYAGASGDYNPIHIDPEAGTAAGLNGNILQGLCTLGWVVEAIAGFVEDPGRVRRVKARFSRPVRPEDTITFQGRVTAVQDGRLTAEVSATNQRGEDVLKGAVVEAFIG